The following coding sequences lie in one Isoptericola variabilis 225 genomic window:
- the dnaA gene encoding chromosomal replication initiator protein DnaA, translating to MAQPDENITDVWAQTLATLEARPDMTARQLAFIKLAKPMAILEDTVFIAVPHEQTRAYLETSVRDQLVSAMSSTLGRDVRFGITVDPELSNDALTGPSHDYTEPPVEDGLPVADVAPPIPPAPKQQAEPTRLNPKYIFETFVIGSSNRFAHAAAVAVAEAPAKAYNPLFIYGDSGLGKTHLLHAIGHYAHNLYPHVRVRYVNSEEFTNDFINSIGEGRAGAFQRRYRDVDVLLIDDIQFLQGKEQTMEEFFHTFNALHNANKQVVITSDVPPKQLNGFEDRLRSRFEWGLITDVQPPDLETRIAILRKKAASERLDVPDEVLSYIGSRISTNIRELEGALIRVTAFANLNRQQVDLALTEIVLKDLITDDDSTEITPAMVIAQTAAYFGLTIEDLCGSSRSRVLVTARQIAMYLCRELTDLSLPKIGQQFGGRDHTTVMHANKKIAGQMAERRSTYNQVTELTSRIKQQHRG from the coding sequence GTGGCCCAGCCGGACGAGAACATCACCGACGTCTGGGCGCAGACGCTGGCGACGCTCGAGGCACGGCCGGACATGACGGCGCGCCAGCTCGCCTTCATCAAGCTCGCCAAGCCCATGGCGATCCTCGAGGACACGGTGTTCATCGCCGTCCCGCACGAGCAGACGCGCGCCTACCTCGAGACCAGCGTGCGCGACCAGCTCGTGTCGGCGATGTCGTCGACGCTGGGCCGCGACGTGCGCTTCGGCATCACGGTCGACCCGGAGCTGAGCAACGACGCCCTCACGGGGCCCTCGCACGACTACACCGAGCCGCCCGTCGAGGACGGCCTCCCGGTCGCCGACGTCGCTCCCCCGATCCCGCCCGCGCCCAAGCAGCAGGCCGAGCCCACGCGTCTCAACCCGAAGTACATCTTCGAGACGTTCGTCATCGGCTCGTCCAACCGCTTCGCGCACGCGGCCGCCGTCGCGGTCGCGGAGGCACCCGCCAAGGCGTACAACCCCCTCTTCATCTACGGCGACTCCGGCCTGGGCAAGACGCACCTGCTGCACGCGATCGGCCACTACGCGCACAACCTGTACCCGCACGTGCGCGTGCGCTACGTGAACTCGGAGGAGTTCACCAACGACTTCATCAACAGCATCGGCGAGGGCCGCGCCGGCGCGTTCCAGCGCCGGTACCGCGACGTCGACGTGCTCCTCATCGACGACATCCAGTTCCTGCAGGGCAAGGAACAGACGATGGAGGAGTTCTTCCACACCTTCAACGCGCTGCACAACGCCAACAAGCAGGTCGTCATCACGTCCGACGTCCCGCCCAAGCAGCTCAACGGGTTCGAGGACCGCCTCCGGTCGCGCTTCGAGTGGGGCCTCATCACGGACGTCCAGCCGCCGGACCTCGAGACCCGCATCGCGATCCTGCGCAAGAAGGCGGCGAGCGAGCGCCTCGACGTCCCGGACGAGGTCCTCAGCTACATCGGCTCGCGCATCTCGACCAACATCCGCGAGCTCGAGGGCGCGCTCATCCGCGTGACGGCGTTCGCGAACCTCAACCGGCAGCAGGTCGACCTGGCGCTGACGGAGATCGTCCTCAAGGACCTCATCACCGACGACGACTCCACGGAGATCACGCCGGCCATGGTCATCGCGCAGACGGCCGCGTACTTCGGCCTGACGATCGAGGACCTGTGCGGCTCGTCCCGCTCGCGCGTGCTCGTCACCGCCCGGCAGATCGCCATGTACCTCTGCCGCGAGCTCACGGACCTGTCCCTGCCGAAGATCGGGCAGCAGTTCGGCGGGCGTGACCACACGACCGTCATGCACGCGAACAAGAAGATCGCCGGCCAGATGGCCGAGCGCCGCTCGACGTACAACCAGGTCACCGAGCTCACGAGCCGCATCAAGCAGCAGCACCGCGGCTGA
- the dnaN gene encoding DNA polymerase III subunit beta, translating into MKFRVERDVLAEAVTWTARTLPTRPPAPVLAGVRIEADAQGTIGLSSFDYEVSARSEIPAEVSEPGTVLVSGRLLAEISRSLPNKPVDVTLEGTKVMLTCGASRFSLLTMPVEDYPALPQMPELSGTVSGDALTHAVAQVSVAASRDDTLPLLTGVRMEIEDERITLLATDRYRLALRELTWTPATPGYSAVALVRARTLNDVAKSLGSGGGLVNIGLSVGNGVDLIGFEAGGRHTTSQLVDGDYPPVRRLFPDATPIHAVVATAPLIDAAKRVSLVAERNTPIRLSFTDGQVVLDAGQGDDAQASEALEAVLVGEDIQVAFNPQFLLDGLGALGTDFVRLSFTHPNKPVEFTGQESLDGEDSSDYRYLLVPIRFAG; encoded by the coding sequence ATGAAGTTCCGGGTTGAACGTGACGTCCTGGCGGAGGCCGTGACCTGGACGGCGCGCACCCTCCCCACGCGCCCGCCCGCCCCCGTGCTCGCCGGCGTCCGCATCGAGGCGGACGCGCAGGGCACGATCGGCCTGTCGAGCTTCGACTACGAGGTCTCGGCGCGCTCCGAGATCCCGGCCGAGGTGTCGGAGCCCGGGACGGTGCTGGTCTCCGGCCGGCTCCTCGCGGAGATCTCGCGCTCCCTGCCCAACAAGCCCGTCGACGTCACGCTCGAGGGCACCAAGGTCATGCTGACGTGCGGCGCGTCGCGCTTCTCGCTGCTCACCATGCCCGTCGAGGACTACCCGGCCCTGCCGCAGATGCCCGAGCTCAGCGGCACCGTCTCGGGCGACGCGCTGACGCACGCCGTCGCGCAGGTGAGCGTCGCCGCGAGCCGCGACGACACGCTCCCGCTGCTCACGGGCGTGCGCATGGAGATCGAGGACGAGCGCATCACGCTGCTCGCCACGGACCGCTACCGTCTCGCGCTGCGCGAGCTGACGTGGACGCCCGCGACGCCGGGCTACTCCGCGGTCGCGCTCGTCCGTGCCCGCACGCTCAACGACGTCGCCAAGTCGCTCGGCAGCGGCGGCGGCCTCGTCAACATCGGCCTGTCGGTGGGCAACGGCGTCGACCTCATCGGCTTCGAGGCCGGCGGCCGCCACACGACCTCGCAGCTCGTCGACGGCGACTACCCGCCCGTGCGCCGGCTCTTCCCCGACGCGACGCCGATCCACGCGGTCGTGGCGACCGCGCCGCTCATCGACGCGGCCAAGCGCGTCTCGCTCGTCGCCGAGCGCAACACCCCGATCCGCCTGTCGTTCACCGACGGCCAGGTCGTGCTCGACGCCGGCCAGGGCGACGACGCGCAGGCGTCCGAGGCGCTCGAGGCGGTGCTCGTGGGCGAGGACATCCAGGTCGCGTTCAACCCGCAGTTCCTCCTCGACGGCCTGGGTGCCCTGGGGACGGACTTCGTCCGGCTGTCGTTCACGCACCCCAACAAGCCGGTCGAGTTCACCGGGCAGGAGTCGCTGGACGGCGAGGACTCGTCGGACTACCGCTACCTGCTGGTGCCCATCCGCTTCGCCGGCTGA
- the gnd gene encoding phosphogluconate dehydrogenase (NAD(+)-dependent, decarboxylating) encodes MVVSHIGLVGLGKMGNNMRERLRHGGIEVTGYDPRPEVTDVPDLAALVAALPEGRRVVWVMVPAGEPTRGVVTELGGLLSEGDIIVEGGNSHYPEDQERAAELAGKGIGYVDVGVSGGVWGLENGYGLMVGGDPELVDHLMPVFDALRPDGPREEGFVHAGSVGAGHFAKMVHNGIEYGLMQAYAEGYELLAAKDIVTDVRGTMKAWTRGTVVRSWLLDLMVRALEEDPRLAAIDDWVDDSGEGRWTVDEAIDLAVPLPVISAALFARFASRQEESPAMKAVAALRQQFGGHAVKPAGPASPGAGPLEPPA; translated from the coding sequence ATGGTCGTCAGCCACATCGGACTCGTCGGTCTGGGGAAGATGGGCAACAACATGCGCGAGCGTCTGCGCCACGGCGGCATCGAGGTCACGGGCTACGACCCGCGGCCCGAGGTCACCGACGTGCCGGACCTGGCGGCCCTCGTGGCCGCGCTGCCCGAGGGCCGGCGCGTCGTGTGGGTCATGGTCCCGGCGGGCGAGCCGACGCGAGGTGTGGTCACGGAGCTCGGCGGGCTCCTGAGCGAGGGCGACATCATCGTCGAGGGCGGCAACTCGCACTACCCCGAGGACCAGGAGCGCGCGGCGGAGCTCGCGGGCAAGGGCATCGGCTACGTCGACGTCGGCGTCTCGGGCGGCGTGTGGGGCCTGGAGAACGGCTACGGCCTCATGGTGGGCGGCGACCCCGAGCTCGTCGACCACCTCATGCCGGTCTTCGACGCGCTGCGTCCCGACGGTCCGCGCGAGGAGGGCTTCGTGCACGCCGGCTCCGTCGGCGCCGGCCACTTCGCCAAGATGGTCCACAACGGGATCGAGTACGGCCTCATGCAGGCCTACGCCGAGGGTTACGAGCTGCTCGCGGCCAAGGACATCGTCACGGACGTCCGCGGCACGATGAAGGCGTGGACGCGCGGCACCGTCGTGCGCTCGTGGCTGCTCGACCTCATGGTCCGCGCGCTCGAGGAGGACCCGCGGCTCGCCGCGATCGACGACTGGGTCGACGACTCCGGCGAGGGCCGCTGGACGGTTGACGAGGCGATCGACCTGGCCGTGCCGCTGCCGGTCATCTCGGCCGCGCTGTTCGCGCGCTTCGCCTCGCGTCAGGAGGAGTCGCCCGCGATGAAGGCCGTCGCGGCGCTGCGCCAGCAGTTCGGCGGACACGCGGTCAAGCCGGCCGGCCCGGCGTCCCCCGGAGCGGGCCCGCTCGAGCCGCCCGCCTGA
- the recF gene encoding DNA replication/repair protein RecF (All proteins in this family for which functions are known are DNA-binding proteins that assist the filamentation of RecA onto DNA for the initiation of recombination or recombinational repair.), whose product MYVSHLSLLDFRSYEAVDVELEPGPNAFVGRNGQGKTNLVEAIAYVATLGSHRVANDTPLIRAGAQRAVVRTRIVRADRASTVELEITAGKANRARVNRGQPGRARDVLGILRTVLFAPEDLALVKGDPDGRRRFLDQLVVQLLPRAAGILQDYERVVRQRSALLKSLRQVRGAGRTPDLSTLEVWDAKAAQLGAQILAMRHALVAALRPEVAAAYEQVSDANGHAEIEYRSTVPVDAPTGTGAAAPPSAHDLEKAMLEALAEAHPQEVERGVSLVGPHRDDLVLSLAGLPAKGYASHGESWSFALALRLASYRLLGGGASALPDGGTPVPVPPAAEQVFWDPDHGTDADPVLILDDVFAELDVRRRERLAELVAPARQVLVTAAVPADVPPGLLGARFEVTPGVVRRAD is encoded by the coding sequence ATGTACGTCTCGCACCTGTCGCTCCTCGACTTCCGCTCGTACGAGGCGGTGGACGTCGAGCTCGAGCCCGGCCCGAACGCGTTCGTCGGCCGCAACGGGCAGGGCAAGACGAACCTCGTCGAGGCGATCGCGTACGTCGCGACGCTGGGCAGCCACCGGGTCGCGAACGACACGCCCCTGATCCGCGCCGGCGCTCAGCGCGCCGTCGTGCGCACGCGCATCGTGCGCGCCGACCGGGCGTCGACCGTCGAGCTCGAGATCACCGCGGGCAAGGCCAACCGGGCGCGCGTCAACCGCGGGCAGCCCGGCCGCGCCCGCGACGTGCTCGGCATCCTGCGGACCGTGCTGTTCGCGCCCGAGGACCTGGCGCTCGTCAAGGGTGACCCGGACGGCCGGCGCCGGTTCCTCGACCAGCTCGTGGTCCAGCTCCTCCCCCGGGCGGCCGGCATCCTGCAGGACTACGAGCGCGTCGTGCGCCAGCGCTCCGCGCTGCTCAAGTCCCTGCGCCAGGTGCGCGGCGCCGGACGGACCCCGGACCTCTCGACGCTCGAGGTCTGGGACGCCAAGGCCGCGCAGCTCGGCGCCCAGATCCTCGCGATGCGGCACGCGCTCGTCGCGGCCCTGCGCCCCGAGGTCGCGGCCGCGTACGAGCAGGTGAGCGACGCGAACGGGCACGCCGAGATCGAGTACCGCTCGACCGTTCCCGTGGACGCACCGACCGGCACCGGGGCTGCTGCGCCGCCGTCGGCCCACGACCTCGAGAAGGCCATGCTGGAGGCCCTCGCCGAGGCGCACCCGCAGGAGGTCGAGCGCGGCGTAAGCCTCGTCGGCCCGCACCGCGACGACCTCGTCCTCTCGCTCGCCGGCCTGCCCGCCAAGGGGTACGCGAGCCACGGCGAGTCCTGGTCCTTCGCGCTCGCGCTGCGGCTCGCCTCGTACCGGCTGCTCGGCGGGGGTGCGTCCGCGCTGCCCGACGGCGGTACCCCGGTCCCGGTGCCGCCCGCGGCCGAGCAGGTGTTCTGGGACCCGGACCACGGCACGGACGCCGACCCCGTGCTCATCCTCGACGACGTCTTCGCGGAGCTCGACGTCCGGCGACGGGAGCGGCTCGCCGAGCTCGTCGCCCCGGCGCGCCAGGTCCTGGTGACGGCCGCGGTGCCGGCCGACGTGCCCCCGGGTTTGCTGGGTGCCCGGTTCGAGGTCACGCCCGGGGTGGTGCGTCGTGCCGACTGA
- a CDS encoding DUF721 domain-containing protein, whose product MELTPPSEVAREALNRAKAAARAKGLRPGSPSRRSPLAEPRTEGKGPGARDPRLVSDVLSSLLRQKGWVAEVSVGGVIGRWREVVGDQVADHCVPETFEDKVLVVRADSTAWATQVRLLVPTLLRRLAEEVGEGVVEQVTVLGPAGPGFRRGRRSVRGPGPRDTWG is encoded by the coding sequence GTGGAGCTCACTCCCCCGTCGGAGGTCGCGCGCGAGGCGCTCAACCGCGCGAAGGCGGCCGCACGCGCCAAGGGGCTGCGTCCCGGGTCGCCGTCGCGGCGTTCTCCGCTCGCCGAGCCGCGTACCGAGGGCAAGGGCCCCGGCGCGCGCGACCCCCGGCTCGTCTCGGACGTGCTGTCGTCGCTGCTGCGCCAGAAGGGCTGGGTCGCCGAGGTGTCCGTCGGTGGCGTGATCGGGCGCTGGCGCGAGGTCGTCGGCGACCAGGTCGCGGACCACTGCGTGCCCGAGACGTTCGAGGACAAGGTTCTCGTGGTCCGCGCGGACTCGACCGCCTGGGCCACCCAGGTGCGTCTCCTCGTCCCGACGCTCCTGCGCCGGCTCGCCGAGGAGGTCGGCGAGGGCGTCGTCGAGCAGGTGACCGTGCTGGGCCCGGCGGGGCCCGGGTTCCGGCGCGGACGCAGGTCCGTGCGCGGTCCCGGGCCCCGGGACACCTGGGGCTAG
- the gyrB gene encoding DNA topoisomerase (ATP-hydrolyzing) subunit B, with protein MAQRSDGSYDAGNITVLEGLEAVRKRPGMYIGSTGERGLHHLVYEVVDNSVDEALAGHADTIEVTLLADGGVRVSDNGRGIPVAMHPTEGRPTVEVVMTILHAGGKFGGGGYAVSGGLHGVGISVVNALSTRVVTEVRRDGYAWRQEFADGGTPVTGLERLEPTDETGTTQTFWPDGSIFETTEFDFETLRSRFQQYAFLNKGLKITLTDERSGHAVDVDEVAGEPAPTDGASGAGASPSSTGSRTVTYKYDHGLMDYVAHLNSTKKVELVHPEIVHFEAEDTERRISVEVAMQWTNAYSESVHTYANTISTTEGGTHEEGFRAALTSLVNTYAREKGILKEKEENLTGDDIREGLTAVISVKLGEPQFEGQTKTKLGNTEAKTFVQRVVREQLTDWFDSHPGEGKDIIRKAIQASQARIAARKAREATRRKSLLNSGGMPGKLKDCQSNRPEECEIYIVEGDSAGGSAVRGRNPHNQAILPIRGKILNVERARLDKALSNAEVQALITAFGTGIGEDFDISKLRYHKIILMADADVDGQHIATLLLTLLFRYMRPLIEHGHVYLAQPPLYRLKWSNAPHDYVYSDRERDAFLKAGLASGKRIPKENGIQRYKGLGEMDYSELWDTTMDPENRTLLQVTMDDAAAADEIFSVLMGEDVESRRSFIQRNAKDVRFLDI; from the coding sequence GTGGCTCAGCGATCCGACGGCAGTTACGACGCCGGGAACATCACCGTCCTGGAAGGCCTCGAGGCCGTCCGCAAGCGCCCGGGCATGTACATCGGCTCCACGGGCGAGCGCGGCCTGCACCACCTTGTGTACGAGGTTGTGGACAACTCCGTGGACGAGGCCCTCGCCGGGCACGCCGACACGATCGAGGTGACCCTCCTGGCCGACGGCGGCGTGCGGGTCTCCGACAACGGCCGCGGCATCCCGGTGGCGATGCACCCGACCGAGGGCCGGCCGACGGTCGAGGTCGTCATGACGATCCTCCACGCGGGCGGCAAGTTCGGCGGCGGCGGGTACGCGGTCTCCGGCGGCCTGCACGGCGTCGGCATCTCCGTGGTCAACGCGCTGTCGACGCGCGTGGTCACCGAGGTCCGCCGCGACGGCTACGCGTGGCGCCAGGAGTTCGCCGACGGCGGCACGCCCGTCACCGGGCTCGAGCGCCTCGAGCCGACCGACGAGACGGGCACGACGCAGACGTTCTGGCCCGACGGCTCGATCTTCGAGACCACCGAGTTCGACTTCGAGACGCTCCGGTCGCGCTTCCAGCAGTACGCGTTCCTCAACAAGGGCCTGAAGATCACGCTGACCGACGAGCGCTCCGGGCACGCGGTCGACGTCGACGAGGTCGCCGGCGAGCCAGCCCCCACCGACGGCGCGAGCGGCGCCGGGGCGTCGCCGTCGAGCACGGGCTCGCGCACCGTGACGTACAAGTACGACCACGGCCTCATGGACTACGTGGCCCACCTCAACTCGACCAAGAAGGTCGAGCTGGTCCACCCCGAGATCGTGCACTTCGAGGCGGAGGACACCGAGCGCCGGATCTCGGTCGAGGTCGCGATGCAGTGGACCAACGCGTACAGCGAGTCCGTCCACACGTACGCCAACACGATCTCGACGACGGAGGGCGGCACGCACGAGGAGGGCTTCCGTGCGGCGCTGACCTCCCTGGTCAACACGTACGCGCGCGAGAAGGGCATCCTCAAGGAGAAGGAGGAGAACCTCACGGGCGACGACATCCGCGAGGGTCTGACCGCCGTCATCTCCGTGAAGCTCGGCGAGCCGCAGTTCGAGGGCCAGACGAAGACGAAGCTCGGCAACACCGAGGCGAAGACGTTCGTGCAGCGCGTCGTGCGCGAGCAGCTCACCGACTGGTTCGACTCCCACCCCGGCGAGGGCAAGGACATCATCCGCAAGGCGATCCAGGCCTCCCAGGCGCGCATCGCGGCCCGCAAGGCCCGCGAGGCGACCCGTCGCAAGAGTCTGCTCAACAGCGGCGGCATGCCGGGCAAGCTCAAGGACTGCCAGTCCAACCGCCCGGAGGAGTGCGAGATCTACATCGTCGAGGGCGACTCGGCGGGCGGGTCAGCGGTCCGTGGCCGCAACCCGCACAACCAGGCGATCCTCCCGATCCGCGGCAAGATCCTCAACGTCGAGCGCGCGCGCCTCGACAAGGCGCTCTCCAACGCCGAGGTCCAGGCTCTCATCACGGCGTTCGGCACCGGCATCGGCGAGGACTTCGACATCTCGAAGCTCCGGTACCACAAGATCATCCTCATGGCAGACGCCGACGTCGACGGCCAGCACATCGCGACGCTGCTGCTCACGCTCCTCTTCCGGTACATGCGCCCGCTCATCGAGCACGGGCACGTGTACCTCGCGCAGCCGCCGCTGTACCGGCTCAAGTGGTCGAACGCGCCGCACGACTACGTGTACTCGGACCGCGAGCGCGACGCGTTCCTCAAGGCCGGCCTGGCCTCGGGCAAGCGGATCCCGAAGGAAAACGGCATCCAGCGGTACAAGGGTCTGGGCGAGATGGACTACAGCGAGCTGTGGGACACCACGATGGACCCCGAGAACCGCACGCTGCTGCAGGTCACCATGGACGACGCCGCCGCAGCGGACGAGATCTTCTCGGTGCTCATGGGCGAGGACGTCGAGTCCCGCCGCAGCTTCATCCAGCGCAACGCCAAGGACGTGCGCTTCCTCGACATCTGA
- the gyrA gene encoding DNA gyrase subunit A, which translates to MQRSYLDYAMSVIVGRALPDVRDGLKPVHRRVLYAMYDGGYRPDRAFSKCSRVVGDVMGKYHPHGDTAIYDTLVRLVQDWTMRYPLVAGQGNFGSPGNDPAAAPRYTECRMAPMALEMVRDIEKDTVDFQDNYDGRTQEPVVLPARFPNLLVNGSAGIAVGMATNIPPHNLREVAEGVRWHLAHPEASREELLAALMQRIKGPDFPTGAQILGTKGIEEAYRTGRGSITMRAVVNVEEIQNRICLVITELPYQVNPDNLASKIADMVNEGRIQGIADIRDETSGRTGQRLVIVLKRDAVAKVVLNNLYKHTQLQDTFGANMVALVDGVPRTLSLDAFVRHWTTHQIEVVRRRTEYLLKEAEDQIHILRGYLKALDALDEVIALIRRSPTVDEARTGLMELLEVDEIQANAILALQLRRLAALERQRIVDEHDEIERRIVDYRDILAKPERQRAIVGEELDEIVARYGDERRTTILPYDGDMSIEDLIPEEDVVVTITRGGYAKRTRTDAYRAQRRGGKGVRGTQLREDDIVEHFFVTTTHHWLLFFTNLGRVYRAKGYELPEGGRDAKGQHVANLLAFQPGEKIAQVLDLRDYDAADYLVLATRRGLVKKTRLGEYNSPRSGGLIAINLREDDEGNPDELVAARLVNADDHLILVSRKGQSIRFPADDATLRPMGRATSGVTGMRFRDGDELLAADVVTPGTDLFVVTEGGFAKRTRIDEYRVQGRGGYGIKVANLVEARGDLVGALVTEADDEVLVIMERGKIVRSAVAEVNLTGRNTQGVTFAKPDKNDRIIAVARNVERRAEGESVSVDEEAAVESAAEQTDSGDEDNR; encoded by the coding sequence ATGCAGCGCAGCTACCTCGACTACGCGATGAGCGTGATCGTCGGGCGCGCGCTGCCCGACGTGCGCGACGGCCTCAAGCCGGTGCACCGCCGCGTGCTGTACGCGATGTACGACGGCGGGTACCGGCCCGACCGCGCGTTCTCGAAGTGCTCGCGCGTCGTCGGCGACGTCATGGGCAAGTACCACCCGCACGGCGACACGGCGATCTACGACACGCTCGTGCGCCTCGTGCAGGACTGGACGATGCGCTACCCGCTCGTCGCCGGCCAGGGCAACTTCGGCTCGCCGGGCAACGACCCGGCCGCCGCACCGCGGTACACCGAGTGCCGGATGGCGCCGATGGCGCTCGAGATGGTCCGGGACATCGAGAAGGACACCGTCGACTTCCAGGACAACTACGACGGCCGCACCCAGGAGCCCGTCGTCCTGCCGGCGCGCTTCCCCAACCTGCTCGTCAACGGTTCGGCCGGCATCGCGGTCGGCATGGCGACGAACATCCCGCCGCACAACCTGCGCGAGGTCGCGGAGGGCGTGCGCTGGCACCTGGCCCACCCAGAGGCGTCGCGCGAGGAGCTCCTCGCGGCCCTCATGCAGCGCATCAAGGGCCCGGACTTCCCGACCGGCGCGCAGATCCTCGGCACCAAGGGCATCGAGGAGGCGTACCGCACCGGGCGCGGGTCGATCACGATGCGCGCCGTGGTCAACGTCGAGGAGATCCAGAACCGGATCTGCCTCGTCATCACCGAGCTGCCCTACCAGGTCAACCCCGACAACCTGGCGAGCAAGATCGCCGACATGGTCAACGAGGGCCGGATCCAGGGCATCGCGGACATCCGCGACGAGACCTCGGGCCGCACCGGTCAGCGCCTCGTCATCGTGCTCAAGCGCGACGCCGTGGCGAAGGTCGTCCTCAACAACCTGTACAAGCACACGCAGCTGCAGGACACCTTCGGCGCGAACATGGTCGCGCTCGTCGACGGCGTCCCCCGCACGCTCAGCCTCGACGCCTTCGTCCGGCACTGGACGACGCACCAGATCGAGGTCGTGCGCCGTCGCACCGAGTACCTCCTCAAGGAGGCCGAGGACCAGATCCACATCCTGCGCGGCTACCTCAAGGCGCTCGACGCGCTCGACGAGGTCATCGCGCTCATCCGCCGCTCCCCCACGGTCGACGAGGCGCGCACGGGGCTCATGGAGCTGCTCGAGGTCGACGAGATCCAGGCCAACGCGATCCTCGCGCTGCAGCTGCGCCGTCTGGCCGCGCTCGAGCGGCAGCGCATCGTCGACGAGCACGACGAGATCGAGCGCCGGATCGTCGACTACCGCGACATCCTCGCCAAGCCCGAGCGCCAGCGCGCGATCGTCGGCGAGGAGCTCGACGAGATCGTCGCCCGCTACGGCGACGAGCGCCGCACGACCATCCTGCCCTACGACGGCGACATGTCGATCGAGGACCTCATCCCCGAGGAGGACGTGGTCGTCACGATCACGCGCGGCGGCTACGCCAAGCGCACGCGCACCGACGCCTACCGGGCGCAGCGCCGCGGCGGCAAGGGCGTGCGCGGCACCCAGCTGCGCGAGGACGACATCGTCGAACACTTCTTCGTCACGACGACGCACCACTGGCTGCTGTTCTTCACCAACCTGGGGCGCGTCTACCGGGCCAAGGGCTACGAGCTGCCCGAGGGCGGCCGCGACGCCAAGGGCCAGCACGTGGCGAACCTCCTCGCCTTCCAGCCGGGCGAGAAGATCGCGCAGGTCCTCGACCTGCGGGACTACGACGCCGCCGACTACCTGGTCCTGGCGACGCGCCGGGGCCTGGTGAAGAAGACCCGCCTGGGCGAGTACAACTCGCCGCGCTCGGGCGGGCTCATCGCGATCAACCTGCGGGAGGACGACGAGGGCAACCCCGACGAGCTCGTCGCGGCACGCCTGGTCAACGCCGACGACCACCTCATCCTGGTCTCGCGCAAGGGCCAGTCGATCCGGTTCCCCGCCGACGACGCGACGCTGCGCCCGATGGGCCGCGCGACGTCGGGCGTCACCGGTATGCGGTTCCGTGACGGCGACGAGCTGCTCGCCGCCGACGTCGTCACGCCGGGCACGGACCTGTTCGTCGTCACCGAGGGCGGGTTCGCCAAGCGCACGCGCATCGACGAGTACCGCGTCCAGGGCCGCGGCGGCTACGGCATCAAGGTGGCCAACCTCGTCGAGGCCCGCGGCGACCTGGTCGGCGCGCTCGTGACCGAGGCGGACGACGAGGTGCTCGTCATCATGGAGCGAGGCAAGATCGTGCGGTCGGCGGTCGCGGAGGTGAACCTCACGGGTCGCAACACGCAGGGCGTGACCTTCGCGAAGCCGGACAAGAACGACCGGATCATCGCCGTGGCCCGCAACGTCGAGCGCCGCGCGGAGGGCGAGTCGGTTAGCGTGGACGAGGAAGCGGCCGTCGAGTCGGCCGCCGAGCAGACGGACAGCGGGGACGAGGACAACCGATGA
- a CDS encoding DUF3566 domain-containing protein: MTSEKSAPSVARATSGRSAESSAEPTQTLAPVPAPPPGPVPAPPAADVPDDTTVPRRPDTAHDGAPAREAGHDAADSADATDGQGEGAAASMKAGAVKAAAAALAAAKSAAKKVQTAATATASSSADDAPASGRTYPTGPRPQMHYQAGGVHGTAVPEARAATGATPAVAPDAGPRRVRLSVSRIDPWSIMKLAFLLAVAVAVMNVVATAVVWYVLNDLGVFATIQNFIRETVGAEATVNIIQFVEFDRMISLATLISLVNIVLMTAIATIMAILYNITAALVGGIHLTLTDE, translated from the coding sequence ATGACCAGCGAGAAGAGCGCGCCCAGCGTGGCCCGGGCCACCTCCGGCCGGTCCGCGGAGTCGTCCGCCGAGCCGACCCAGACGCTCGCACCCGTGCCGGCCCCGCCGCCGGGTCCGGTGCCCGCGCCGCCCGCCGCGGACGTGCCCGACGACACGACCGTGCCGCGCCGGCCCGACACCGCGCACGACGGCGCGCCGGCGCGCGAGGCGGGCCACGACGCCGCGGACTCCGCGGACGCCACCGACGGTCAGGGTGAGGGCGCCGCCGCCAGCATGAAGGCGGGCGCCGTCAAGGCCGCCGCCGCGGCCCTCGCCGCCGCGAAGAGCGCCGCGAAGAAGGTGCAGACCGCAGCGACCGCGACGGCGTCGTCGAGCGCGGACGACGCCCCGGCGTCGGGCCGCACCTACCCGACCGGTCCGCGGCCGCAGATGCACTACCAGGCCGGCGGCGTGCACGGCACGGCCGTTCCCGAGGCGCGGGCCGCGACCGGGGCGACCCCCGCCGTCGCGCCCGACGCCGGCCCGCGCCGCGTGCGGCTGTCGGTGTCGCGCATCGACCCGTGGTCGATCATGAAGCTCGCGTTCCTCCTCGCGGTCGCCGTCGCGGTCATGAACGTCGTGGCCACCGCCGTGGTCTGGTACGTGCTCAACGACCTGGGCGTCTTCGCGACCATCCAGAACTTCATCCGCGAGACGGTCGGCGCCGAGGCGACGGTCAACATCATCCAGTTCGTCGAGTTCGATCGCATGATCTCGCTGGCGACGCTCATCTCGCTCGTGAACATCGTGCTCATGACCGCGATCGCGACGATCATGGCCATCCTGTACAACATCACCGCCGCGCTCGTGGGCGGTATCCACCTCACGCTCACGGACGAGTGA